In Anopheles gambiae chromosome 2, idAnoGambNW_F1_1, whole genome shotgun sequence, a single window of DNA contains:
- the LOC5667101 gene encoding chitinase-3-like protein 1, with translation MAHSVPLWFILLVTACSLLAAVENRKYGEVVCYYGSWASGYVASGKFAVENINPALCTQLVYSFYNIKPDGTIVIPNEATFSEATILKLNDLKKTNPALKTLAAIGGYNAGTESFSKVAKTPELRTTFARNAAAFLKKYRFDGMDIDWEYPVAADKANFVPFLKELSTAFSPSKYLLTVAVGGTSFEGNDRYDIPAISKVVNFINLMTYDMQGNYGVTRHHAPLKQGPAALDNTDYKQALNAEAVIAYWLSKGAPANKLNLGIPFYGRSFKLAKPTVDGVGAPVSGVGTPGPVTRQAGSLAYYEICNSSMLTRKQYDSVQVGAFASGGGEWVSYDSVESIGQKCDVIAKYGLGGGMVWSIDMDDFTGKCGPKFALLTALNGCVNRKAPSATPATPSTPGTPSTPVVKPPSGQTGPFVCTRDGYFRDSQNCTMYYRCYNGGRVEHGTCPGGLYFNERLSICDYPSNVKC, from the exons ATGGCTCACTCTGTGCCGCTGTGGTTTATTCTACTGGTAACTGCCTGTTCCCTGCTGGCAGCAGTCGAAAACAGGAAGTATG GAGAAGTCGTGTGCTACTACGGATCCTGGGCCTCGGGTTATGTGGCCAGTGGAAAGTTCGCTGTCGAAAATATCAATCCCGCACTGTGCACGCAGCTCGTCTACTCGTTCTACAACATCAAACCAGACGGAACGATTGTTATTCCCAACGAAGCGACCTTCTCGGAGGCTACGATCCTCAAGTTGAACGATCTGAAGAAAACCAATCCCGCCCTGAAAACGTTGGCCGCCATCGGTGGCTATAATGCAGGCACCGAAAGCTTCTCCAAGGTAGCCAAAACCCCGGAGCTGCGTACCACATTCGCCCGAAATGCGGCAGCTTTTCTCAAAAAGTATCGATTCGACGGTATGGACATCGATTGGGAGTATCCCGTCGCGGCTGATAAAGCCAACTTTGTGCCGTTTCTAAAAGAGCTTTCGACCGCATTCTCGCCTAGCAAGTATCTGCTGACGGTGGCAGTTGGTGGTACCAGCTTCGAAGGCAACGATCGGTACGACATTCCGGCCATATCGAAAGTGGTCAACTTCATCAACCTGATGACGTACGACATGCAGGGCAATTATGGCGTCACTCGACATCATGCTCCACTTAAGCAGGGGCCGGCCGCACTGGACAATACAGACTACAAGCAGGCGCTTAATGCGGAAGCTGTGATTGCCTATTGGCTAAGTAAGGGTGCGCCtgcaaacaagctcaacttGGGCATTCCCTTCTACGGACGTTCCTTCAAGCTGGCCAAACCAACCGTGGACGGTGTCGGTGCACCGGTTAGTGGTGTTGGAACTCCAGGACCAGTCACGAGACAGGCAGGATCACTGGCGTACTACGAAATTTGTAATTCCTCTATGCTGACCCGCAAACAGTACGATTCGGTACAGGTGGGCGCGTTCGCATCCGGTGGCGGTGAGTGGGTCAGCTACGACAGTGTGGAAAGCATCGGGCAGAAGTGTGACGTGATTGCAAAGTACGGGCTTGGCGGCGGTATGGTGTGGTCGATCGATATGGACGACTTTACGGGGAAGTGTGGTCCCAAGTTTGCGCTGCTAACTGCACTAAACGGCTGTGTGAACAGAAAAGCGCCGTCCGCTACACCTGCTACACCCAGTACACCCGGTACACCCAGTACGCCGGTCGTAAAACCCCCGTCGGGCCAAACCGGACCATTTGTTTGTACACGCGACGGTTACTTCCGCGATTCGCAAAATTGTACAATGTACTATAGATGTTATAACGGGGGCCGGGTGGAACATGGCACCTGTCCGGGTGGATTGTACTTCAACGAGCGACTATCCATCTGCGATTATCCGTCCAATGTGAAATGCTAA